The DNA region agaaccaGATGGCCCTTTGCAGGGCAGGTGACCAGATGGCCGGAATCCCTGTTGGGCTGAGCTGGCTGAAGCCAGAGGGAGTCGCAGCAGAGGGGGGGGGCTTAATAGTCATTGGGGGGCGTGGCTTAACAGACGAATGCCTGTCATTAGCCCCCCCGGGTGCCTTGGCCCctgtaaccagcatggctctggccccctgccgaTGTTGcctgcttcaagtgtcctccccatgggcttaaccatcaggctgtgtgcctggttccaggtgtgcccaagaaagcataaaaaagcctggaactagtccccgggtgcctgggcccttgtaaccagcatggctctggccccctgccagtgcctgcttcaagtgtcctccccatgggcttaaccatcaggcttTGAACCTGGTTCCAGGTGAGCCCAAGAAAGCATAAAAaaaagcctggaactagtcccctgtaaccagcatggctctggccccctgccaaTGGTGCCTGCTTCAAGTGTTCTCCCCAAGGGGCTGACCAGGCTCCGTTACTAGTTCCCTCTTCAATGcttcaaaaatgggaccgaagtacctcATGCAGTTaagcagagcatgcgcttatccggcgtgcacttaaatggagtgcactgtagatatatatatatatatatatatatatatatatgaaaatcaCAGTAAATCCCTCTCTCATACAATGTGCAAAGTACTATTTAAACCCTATATTCCTGTGGAGTACAAAAAAGTATGaatgggaaaaagcctcagcacccATTTCAAGAAGAGTTATATTTCTATCAGCAGCTCTTTTGGATGCAGCTTTTTATGTGTGTCCTGCAACTTTCTCCTGCTCTTTAGGCTTCCCTGGAGTAATTACAAGAAGCCTCTGCTGAAAGTGATAGTCAGGTTGATTGAGGCCTGGGCCTCACAAAAGAAACAAGTGTGCCCCTGAGTCAACCAGAAGGGTGCCCCTGTAGCACCATGACAGAAATGCTTCTTTAAAGCATCAGTGGTGTGAGCAGAAACGGCATGTAAGAGTCAAGGCTGGGTCTCCTGGGGACTGTTGTTTTAAAACCTAACGCAAGCATTACAGgtgattagcgctggactagcacaTACGTTAATGTGCATAAAATGTTCCGAGGACTCTTGCGCAGGTATTGATGTACGCAGCaaagatggctgcaaattgtatttaaacggATTGAAATGGATGTCAGTGAGGTTACTcggtattccctcccaatgctcaagcAACAGCAGAGAAATAAAATGCTGGCCTTAATGCTGAAAACTTACTACCAGCTCAGGGGTGGCACTGAAGTTTTTGCACAGAAATAAAATGCTGGCTTTAACGCTAAAAACTTACCACCAGCTCAGGGGTGGCACTGAAGTTTTTCAGAAGAGGATTTCATCGGAATTTCTGACATTATGTTGTTTTGGAAGCGgaaagaagcctgtgcagcctgtAAACACTGATAGTGAGGAACAAATATGTGACTGATGTCCGAACAACAGTGAAAGCACACACTGACGCCTGTTTTTCTgcgcttaaatatgagcctttcaaaaatttaagtgcaaacaatttttgaaaagcttatatttaagggtGCAGAAGAACAGTGCTGATGTGTGTTTGCACTTCCGGTTTTGCATGAGGCATGCACACAGGATCTGCACTTACCATGAAACTTTTGTGTACATGcaccaggagtagcctagtggttagtgcagtggactttgatcctggggaactgaattcagttcccactgcagctccttgtgactctgggcaagtcacttaacactccattgcccctgctacaaaataagtacctgaatatatgtaaactgctttgaatgtagttgcaaaaacctcagaaaggcagtgtatcaagtcccatttccctttgctTTTGGTTTAATAGCGTGCAtaaaattttgaatgcaattcccagtctacctgaatgtaactcactttgagctactactgaaaaaggggtgagcaaaatccaaataaataaattgctttgAGCATTGGTTAGCTAGTCTTCTGTGTTGTCACGCTACGGGGTTTGCGTGGTTGGTTTAGCGCCAgagctttgagcatcagccccttgCTCAGCAGTCTACAGAACCATGGCTGCCACtagctgtctcttctcctcaCCTCCCCCCATGGTGAAAGTGTATCTGGAAACGCCACAGGGAATGTGCTATATTTTTTTGTTGATGTCtctgaaaaaaaataatagtTTTCAATGTTAGAAATAGTGATGATGTTATAAAAGCTCTAAGAAGGATTGCTATGCTTAAAATTTGAAACATATTTTGATCTCTCATTGAGTGCCTTGCAGGGATTCTTTTGAGAAACAGcgaaacctgttttttttttttttttttttggggggggggggggggggatacctgTGCATCTAGCCAAcacttgagtgcatttgtagctgAAAATGGTAAATGTTACAATCTAAAATGGAAGTCAGGTGACCACTGTGCTGTTTTCTACAGACCATGTCCAGTTTTGCAACTTGAAAATTGTGGCTTTGAGGGACAAAGGGGGAGCAGTGTGGGATATCATtcctgttactgtttgctatagCAGATAATCATAGTCAGGCAGTGGGAGCAGAGCTGAGCATTTAGAAGTGATACCATTGGACTGCTTAAGTTAAGAGGAGCTGATCTGTCCTAATAATCAGGGCTGGGGACAGCTCAGCTGCTGTTTAAGATAGGGCCAGAAGTTGAACAATTCTGTATAAAAGCTGTCCCTTATAGCCAGCTTGGAGCTGAGCTGTTCCCCTATAGGCAGAACTGAGAGAAAACGACCTGTCTGCTAATGGGAGAGAAAAGCTTAAAGAGTCGTCCCTTATAAGCATTGCTAGAAGTTGAGCTGTCCTCTATATAAGGATAGGTGACAGAAGCTGAGCTGTCCCATATAGGCAGAACAAAGAGGGATATGGAATTGCCCCCTTTAGGCAGGGTTGACTAttcaggaagaacagagagaaaTCGAGCTGTCCCCTTTAAGTAGCGTTCAGTTGTCCCATATAGGAAGAACAGAGAGATAAATCGAACTGTCACCTATAAGCATTGCACTGAGAAATCGAAATGTGCCATATCGGTAGAAGAGAGAAATGGAGCTGTCCCCTGCAGGCAGTGCTgaattgcccccccctccccccccccccccccccccccccccccccccgttaggcATGGCAGAGAGAAATTGGATTGTCTTCCATAGGTAGAAAAGAGAGAAACCGAGCTGTCTTCTATAGGCACAGTAGAGAGACATTGGGCTGTCCCGTACAGGCAGAACAGAGAGAAATAGAGCTGCTTCCCTGTAGGCAGGATTGAGCTGACCACTTAGGAAGAGCTAAAATCTGTGCCTTTCCCCAGACAGCCGGGGCTGatccgtgtgtgtgtgtccctTGCAGACGGTGCGTGTCCAAGGCAATGACATCTCCCACCGGCTGCGACTCTCAGGCGTCAGGAAGCAGGACGAGGGCTTGTATGAGTGCCGGGTGTCGGACTACAGCGACGACGAGACCCAGGAGCACAAGGCGCAGGCAATGCTGCGGGTCCATTCCCGCTTCAACCCGCCCGACATGCAGGCAGCCGAGGCAGTATCGCACATCCAGAGCAGCGGCGCCCGCAGGTTCAGCCCAGGCAGTCGCTCTACCTCCGAACCTGCCGGCGACAAGCGGCCCGGGCCTCCGGGACCGGAGCCAGCTCCAGCCTCCACCGCAGCAGCAGCCTCCTCGGCCTCTCCTCCACCGGGCAAAGCAGCGATCCTGCGGCAGCAGCACGGGTCAGGTAAGCGCTGGCTGTGCTGGGTGTGCAGTGCCACCTAGTGCACACACTAGATAATTACAGAAAGGAGGGGCTGGGGCAAAAGTCctcaaaaataaaatgataaaaatgaGACAGTGCATTGGAGTGATGGGTATGGAGCTCTGGAAATGAGGCTGGTTTCTGCTTGTTGTTGGGTCAAGTCTGGCAGTTTTAATAAAACGTCTTTAAATAAAAGAAATCAGAATATATAGATTCAGATGCCTATATGGACGGAACGGCTTCACGatttgctgggcaggaaagatttTCCTTTTACCAATGCAGCTTCGCATTGGAGGCTGCTATGTCATAGCTCAGAAAATACTGTGAGGATTTGGAAACTGATTTTATTTCTCAAAATAATTTAAGACAGGGGTTGCAGCCTTTGTCCTGGAGGGCTGcagcccagttgggttttcaggatttctccatgaatatgcatgagatctgtttgctttcaatgaaggcagtgcatgcaaacagatctcatgaatatgcattaggaaaatcctgaaaacccgattgggCAGCAGCCCTCTAGAActgaggttgcccatccctgatTTAAGAGGACAAAATTCCTGCATCATTTAGTAACTTAACCCAGTTAACCAAGTCCTCGGGGCAtgcccagtcagtcaggttttcagaatatccacaatgaatatgcatgagatagatttgtatgcaacAGAAGAAGTGGAGGTCGACTCAATTACTTCCAAAAACGGAGTGctaatcaaataatctttattgaACCAAGCACCAAGAGGAGGGACCCAACACGAGATCGTGTTTCGGTGGGTGTGACTGCTTCAAGGGTTACAACTTACTGTAAAGACTCTGTAGTATAATTGCACATCTGTAACTGCTTGTTCAATATAGTGTGTCAAAAAAAGAGGTGTAGCACTTTGTTATTGCCTAATTGCTGTGTTTGATGTGCTCTCCATAGTCCTGCACACCTCTTTTTTGACAGACTATATTGAACAAGCAGTTACAGAGTTGCAATCATACAACAGTCTTTACAGtgatttgtgacccctgaagcaggcggtcACACCCGCTGAAACAATGTCCAGTGTCGGGTCCCTACACTTGGTGCCTGGTTCAGTAAAGATCCTTTTGAATTTTACTCCCTATTTAGAAGCCATTGAGTCGACCTCCACTTCTACTGCATATTGGATACaccgtgggggggaggggattcctgTTTTTTCTGAAATAGATTTGTGCCATGCtcagcctccttggtatgcaaatctatctcatgcatattta from Microcaecilia unicolor chromosome 5, aMicUni1.1, whole genome shotgun sequence includes:
- the VSTM2B gene encoding V-set and transmembrane domain-containing protein 2B, yielding MERRGLLRALCYLMLNAPLIFSVKATFTEVPKDVTVREGDDIEMPCAFRASGSTSYSLEIQWWYLKEPSRELAHELAIGAGSRNKVTANKDATKISTVRVQGNDISHRLRLSGVRKQDEGLYECRVSDYSDDETQEHKAQAMLRVHSRFNPPDMQAAEAVSHIQSSGARRFSPGSRSTSEPAGDKRPGPPGPEPAPASTAAAASSASPPPGKAAILRQQHGSGTGPICATGPLLYTFLLMLHRLVHLLVNH